In one window of Nocardia brasiliensis DNA:
- a CDS encoding GNAT family N-acetyltransferase — protein sequence MTAVAEDDPPALEILREAQQAGRVWVWTDDADPPIGYLMAELVDGDVHIDQVSVHPDHRGRRIGKQLIDHAVRWAKARGTRAMTLTTFTEVAWNGPYYERIGFRYLADEEQTPGLHAIRNAEAEHGLDDWPRACMRADLDAWSFDETTSGS from the coding sequence ATGACCGCTGTCGCGGAGGACGACCCGCCCGCACTGGAGATACTGCGTGAGGCCCAGCAGGCCGGGCGCGTCTGGGTGTGGACCGACGATGCCGACCCGCCGATCGGCTACCTGATGGCCGAGCTGGTCGATGGGGACGTGCACATCGACCAGGTCTCCGTGCACCCCGACCATCGCGGCAGGCGGATCGGCAAACAGCTGATCGATCACGCCGTTCGCTGGGCCAAGGCGCGCGGAACGCGGGCGATGACCTTGACCACCTTCACCGAGGTGGCCTGGAACGGTCCGTACTACGAGCGGATCGGGTTCCGCTACCTCGCCGACGAGGAGCAGACGCCGGGCCTGCACGCGATTCGCAACGCCGAGGCCGAGCACGGCCTGGACGACTGGCCGAGGGCCTGCATGCGCGCGGACCTCGACGCCTGGTCGTTCGACGAGACCACCTCGGGGAGTTGA